CAGGGGAGGGACTGACTGCAGTAGACCACAAGGGAACTTTCCGGAGTGATGGAATATCCTATATCTTGATGAGATATAGATAAAAATGTGTATACAATTATAaacattcaaatttaaaatccatactttatattatatgtaaattatacctcaagtaaaaaaaatgcattctattccccctccccatcccctactCCTTAAAAGCAGTTCACTGTGTGGGACTCTCTGCAGCCTtggatttttcttattattgtaaGCACTAAGGTTTTTCCAAAATCTACATGAGACAATCTGAAAACAGAACAGCGTCTTTCTAACTGGGTCTTCCCTACAAAATTTAGAATAGAAACTGCCCACAAATCAAAGCTAGGACAGACCAACAAGCTTTGGAAGTCTGGCTACATAgaacattcttcaaaataatacagagagaatCAGAGTTACCTGTTCCTTTTGTgtcctgagtttctttttttctaaaactgagTCCAGTTTCCTGCCTTCAGATCCAACTCCTGCTCCTTCCTGATGTTCCCTGCTGGGGGTCCCTGTCACaatgcccctccctctcctgggaaTCTGGAGTCCTTCAGAACTGAGCTGTCAAGAGCAATGGCTTTATACACCAGAGCCCACCCCCTTCTGAGGGCTTGCGACACTGGAACCCACCTCTTCCGCAGCAACCCTCTTATGGaatctcattagaaaaaaaaaaaaaaacagagaaacagatcTTTGTGAAACACAGACAGGGAGGTAAACATATCAAAAACACTTTTTTCCTGAATGTTAGAACTAAATTAATCTAGTTTTTCTCGAATTTTGTATTAAGTGACTTGGAATATCAGAAAACCGGGAAGTAGTCCTATCACCTACCATCCTCTCATAAGGCTTTTTATAttccacccccccaaaaaaacatgACAAAAACAAACACTAAGGAAGGTTTGTGGACATGCAGCTCTCCACACAACTTCAAAAAGTGTGAATTAGGTCCAACCACTGTAAGAGCAGATACAAGTGATCTTTAAAACACATGCTTCAGATTCCATTTTGTCATATATGGCATCCTTTTGGCTCTTTTTGGCTCCTGTGAAACATTTGCTGATGAAGCAATCATCCCTTTCCAGGCTGTTTCTTCTATGTCTATGGTTAGATTGATCTAGAGTCAGGTGCAACAAGAGGACTAAAACCAGTGGACAGCTTATATGGAAAGTCAGCTGACCAAGTCTAGCCACTGAAATGCCCTGTGGGTGACTAGTCCAGTACAAGGGGTGTGGACACCGGGAGGGAAAAATTTGAACTTCAAGGAAAAAAACCATGCAGAGTTTAAGCTATTTTACAACTACGTAAATTGAGGTAACCAATAGCAATGTGAAAGAAATCTTGTCTATAGACAAGCAAAGGAATTCTATTTGGTGAAAGGACagccctgtgcccccacccccatggaaAACCAGTTTTACCTCGATTTCAGTATTCCTGATCTATAAATATACCCATTCTTTGGGTTCTCCCTTGATCTGGTTGTAATGACCTTACCAGTTTCCTCattaatgagttaataaaatCTCTAACACATGTTCATATTTATATCTGTGTGACAGTCATCACTTTATCCTTTtccaaaaattatcttttaatatttgttaccATTCGTCATGTCTCTAGCCTATCCAAATAACTTCCAATTTATTCCCCTGAATCTAAATGATTTGCTAATAGTTGTTAATTACTGaatatactatttaaaattttgacatctTACTGCAGACCTTCCTGGCTGTAGGCTCCTCCCCTCCATATTCGGGTTTGTGGTGGCCAGTGTGGTTCAGTGGAAAGAACACGACTTTGGAGCCTGAAGCTCCAGTTCCTCCTCGCCTCACCCCTGTTTGTGGCAAGTACTTAACCTCCTCAAGTCTGCTCTTAAAATGTCGATaaccagtcaacaaaaccaaaagacaactgacagaatgggagacgatatttgcaaatgacatatcagataaagggctagtatccaaaacccataaagaactgatcaaactcaacacccaaagaacaaatagtccggtcaagaaatgggcagaagacatgaacaaacatttttccaaagaagacatccaaatggccaacagacacatgaaaaagtgctcaacatcacttggcatcagggaaatctaaatcaaaacctcaatgagaaaccacctcacaccagtcaaaatggctaaaattaacaagtcaggaaacgacagatgttggcgaggatggggagaaaggggaaccctcctacactgttggtgggaatgcaaactggtgcagccactctggaaaacagtaaggaggttcctcaaaaagttgaaaatagagctaccctatgacccagcaattgcactactgggtatttaccctaaagatacaaatgtagggatccgaaggagtatgtgcaccccaatgtctatagcagcaatgtccacaatagccaaactatggaaacagccaagatgtccatcaacaggtgaatggataaagaagatgtgatacacacacacacacacacacacacacacacaatggaatattacgcagccatcaaaaaaccccaaaatcttgccatttgcaacgacgtggatagaactagagggtattatgctaagcgaaataagtcaatcagagaaagactgaaagatcatatgtatcatatgatctcattgatatgaggaattcttaatctcaggaaacaaactgagggttgctggcgtggtggggggtgggagggatggggtggctgggtgataggcactggcgagggtatgtgctatggtgagtgctgtgaattgtgtaagactgatgaatcacagacctgtacctctgaaacaaataatacatcatatgttaaaaaaaaagaagaagatattaggaagggaaaaatgaagggggggggaaatcggagggggagacgaaccatgagagactatggactctgagaaactgagggttctggaggggaggggggtgttgggatgggttagcctggtgatgggtattaaagagggcacgtactgaatgcggcactgggtgttatacacaaacaatgaatcatggaacactacatcaaaaactaatgatgtaatgtatggtgattaacataacataataaaatgttttaaaaaatgcggataaccagggcgcctgggtggctcagtcagttaagtgtccgcctttggcagctcatgatcccagggtcttagaatcaagccccacatcagactccctgctcagccgggagcccgcttctccctctccctctgcctgcagctctgcctgcttgtgctctccctctctctattatttaaaaaaaatgtggataaCCACACCCACCTCACAGTTCCTCTCAGCAACTGCtcacatagtagttgctcaaaaAGCTCCCTTCCCATCTGCCTCCTGCAAACACACGTAGCAAATTCAACCAGAATGAACACAGCTGGGCACTCATAGTTCAGAGACAGTAATTTCAGAAAACGACACAGTAAATAATTTCACCTAAATtcatttgaatattatttatccTTGAATTACCCAACTTTGAGAAGCCATTGATGATCTCGGACCAATGACGATTGAGCAAACCTAGTATTTTTGTCCATTTCAGCTACTTCTAGGGCAGTgtgaagaaaaacatatttggaaGTTAGTTATGTTTGGGTCTTTTTAAAATACGTACCTTAATGAAAACACACCTTTTGCCTTAGGAGATACAAACGTGTTCCAGTCTTGGTAGCAGCGAAACAGTTCTGTATGAGTATCtgtagaaaacattttcttcaccctTTACAAACTTTAAGCACTCCACATCCTCACACCTTTTGCACATTTATAGCAGCAACCCTGACTTACCAAATAATTGTTATACATGTTATCTGATGAATTAGGTATCCTTTCGAGAAATATTATTGTAAGgtacagttgtgttttcctttaatCTCAGTTAAGGTAGTCTCAATAGAGTCCCAGGTCTCTTCACTTCAAAGTCCCCTTTTCCTCGCTGGGGCGTTTCTCTATTTTTGAATTGGGATTTAGAATTCTGCGCTCAGGTTTCCTTTCAGTTAGAATCTGTGCACGTGGGTGTAACCATGGGGGGATGCTGGCCCTTTACCGGAGTCGTGGTCTCATTTAATGGGCTTGGCAGATGGTTGAAAGTGAGATTCTCACCGGACCTACTTGGGCGAGCCTCAGCACGGGGTAGGGAGAGCGCAGGGGCCGCAGCGCGACGCCCCCGGGGGCGCGCGAAGGAATCCGGGCCGGTCTCAACCTGCCCGCGGCAGCGCAGGTACGCGTCCCGCCCGCGCCGCCGCAACTGGGAAACAGGTGAGTGCTGCGGACCAGGGGTGAGGGTGTTTCCGCCAGGAATTCGCTTCCCAGAGCTAGTCTTACCTAGAGGAGGGGGGGTTTGCTCGCCAGATCGCTCACATCCCCAGAGACCAAGCACCTGGGACAGGACCCTTCCGCCGACCGGGCGAAGCAGGGCACTGACTGTaggggcggggccgggagccTGCCCCACACGGAGCCCTGAAGCCCCGCCCCAACGTTTTGCATATGCCAATTACAGGCCTCCTGAACCTTTAAACTCAGAGGAGGAAATTGGAGGTTGGCCGACAAACACTTAACCTGTTACCCAGTGTATACGAACCCGAAAGAAGCAACTTAAGGTAATATCCTGATATATCAATGTATAAAGCAGGATGAACTGAATGCAATGTGGATCTATTTATAAATATGTCCTTGCCTGTAAACCCATTTACTTTCCCCCAAAACTTGTGAGAGAGGTAGTTAGGATGCCCATTCTGCACTGAAGAAAGTGAGACGGAAGGCAGTGGGTCTAGTAAACGGAGAAGTCTGGATTTTTGTCGGGGCATCCTGGCTCCAGAGTTAATGTTTATAGTCACTgtgttattttatgttattttatgttattgttttgttttgttttattttattattttatttttaaggttgtgAGGTGGCGTGGTTTTCTTGCgctttaagaattttctttttttttttaattaaaaaaaattaacatataatgtattatttgtttcaggggtacaggtctgtgattcatcagtcttgcacaattcacagcgctcaccatggtacataccctccccaatgtccatcacccagccaccccatccctcccaccccctcccctccagcaaccatcagttcgtttcctgagattaagagtctcttagggtttgtctccctctctggtttcatcttgtttcatttttcccctcccttcccctatgagctcactgatatgaggaatttgggaaacaagacagagaatttTCTAACACAAATAGTTCAACTATTAAATAGTTTTTGTTAAGTgcaagttgttaaaaaaaataaaaagcattatgaAGTTCTCAttgattaaaatggaaaaaaccaaaacaaaaccccaaacctttCTCATTATCTGTTGGTAAATGGAAAACTCTCCCCAAAGATAAATACTGTTTGGTTTCTAAGGACCCTGACTGGAAGTTAAATTGATTGAAAGTCCCCCACATGTTTGGAGTCACTGTCCTGTTGgcttagattttctattttcaccTTCCTATGATTTGCAGAAAATCGATTTATAAATTACCAAGCTACCCATTGGGAGTGGGAGTACCCTGCTCATTGTGCAACAGAGTGCCCTTGTACATTGACTGCCAAGCCCTCCCAGAAAACACCAGAATTTTCTTAAAGGTCCAGGGTGTCATGATTTCCTCCATAACTTTTTGCCAAGAGAGGACCTCATTTTGGACCTTGAGTTTACTTCTGTGTTTCTCTGATAGCCCTTGGCCATAGTCTAAGTCAGAGAGAGATGATGAGGAATTCATTCACTTGAAGGAATGTAAACATATTTGCTGATTAGGTGATATGAGGTCTGGATTTCGTTGTGTATTATCCAGTGGTGGGAGAGGTATGGATGAGGTCATAGATGATAAGAGACTGGCCATGTTGATAATTGTTGACTTGGGTGATGGTTCTTAGGAATGTGTTGTATTATATTCTCCACTTCTGTTTATGTTTGGCAtgttccataataaaaaaagtttacaaaatcatttattcattaagatgctatttaggagtgcctgggtggctcagtcagttaagcatctgcctttggctgaggtcaagatctcaggatcctgggatcaagccccaagtcgggctccctgctcagtggagagtctgtttgtccttttccctctgcccctccccccaacccctgctcatgctctctctcttctcttaaataaataaataaaatcttaaaaaaaaaaagctatttattgagtatatattatgtgccagatgctgttctAGGTGCTTGAGATACTGTCAGTGAACAAAAGAGTGAGAAATCTTTGCTTTGTAGAATGTACATTTCTGTGTGGGGTGAGACAGAGGGGACACCATGGGATCAACATGATAAATTcctgaattttatggtatgttaGAAAGTGTTAGGTactatggaaaggaaaaaaaaaaagatgacagagaaGAGACAGATGAGGATGTAGAATGATGGAGGAGAGGGCTAGGTTGAGCACTGGGGTGTCCATGTTGGGCAAGCACACAGAGGATGAGAGGGAGTCACTAGGAGGAGGATGAAAAGCTGGGAGACAAAAGTTTATTAGGGAGGACGGGTGCTTATTTGTGTCAAATGCCATGGGAGCCAGGGAAAAGTCCCATGGAAATTGTCAACCGCTCACTTGGTCATCTTACCCAGCAAATGAACTGAGTGTCTCTTATGTTTGTACTCAGCAATATGGCTGCAATGATATACACAAAAATCTATTTGAGTCGTTGACACAGGAGTGGAGAAAGGGTGACCAAAGAAACCTGACATAGGATGCTGTTTTGTaattgactctctctctctctctcagacatcAACTCTTTGAAGgcaaaggtttgtttttcttcagatCCCTGGTGCTTGGCTAAATACCTAACATGGCACTTAACatgtctgctgaatgaatgaatgagtgaaatgtACAGAGCGATGGAGTGAAACATGACCTGCCGTGTGGGGCTGTCCAATACTTACAACCAGAATTCAGCTGCAGACACAGACATCAGGAAGGCACGTGTAGGAGAGCCCAGGAATTTCCTTCAATGACCCTGATGACCAAAAGTTGGGGttctacctcccccacccccaatttctATCTTTCTTGTTAAAGAAAGGACAGTATAGGGCCAATCACCCATGAACTGTAAACGATCCCAAGTCTTTCAATATCACCCTTTTCTTCTGCTCCATTGGCCTCAGTCATGGGAGGGGACACATCTTATACAACAGAGAGACACATTAGAAtattgtgaataattttttttattaaaaaagattgcccccctttttttttcagagacatagaaatggaaagaagggaaTGTACAATAGAAACGTTCatcataagtaatttttttaagaaaatgaaatattaactaTTCACGATTTTACTTTATCAAGCTTATAATATAAATCGGTGTTTGACCTGGGTGCCTGTGTTCCCACTCCGTAAGGCTGACAATATATGATTTATCTTTCTTCCAAACAGGGACAAGATTTCAAAGATGACAGAGAGCCGTTTCCTGCTTGACGTTACCTTCTGGAAAGTACAGGGAGAAGAAATTGGTGTCGTCATGACACCACACTGAAGGGGAAGAACCAGCGCTGAACCTTCAGAGCACCAGGACAGAATGAGCAGCTCTAAGACATCGAAGTGCATAGAGCAGGAGCAAGCAGGcgggagggatggaggaaagtCTTACCAAGCGCCATTAGCAAAACATCTCTCACGCTAGCGGCCGAGCCGCCAGCCGCCTAGCAACAACATTGCTTCTTGCAACAGCTCTTCTGCTGGCAACAGCTCTTCTGCTGCCAACAGCCCTTCCCATCACCGCAGCCACACCAGCCACAGCCACACGAGCCACAGGGGTGACAGCAGCGGTGGCAGCAGCAGACCACGGGGGTACTGCAACAGCCCCCACAGCAGCCAcagcagcaggggcagcaggccGAGCAACAGCCCACCCGGTAGCACCTGCAGGTGGTGCAGCTGCCGCAGCCGCCACCATAGCCACcgcagccgccgccgcagccACCACAACTTCCGCAACCACAGCAGCCCATGGTGTCAGGAGAGAGGACTCAGGAGGGAGTAGCGAGGAGGGAGACTGGGGAGGCGAGGGAGGTCTGAGGCCCTTTGCTTCACTGAACCTTATATACCCACCTCGGGGCCCAACCCGGGGCATGTGGCCACTTCCTTGTTGTGGTTTCCACCAGCTTCCTTGGCCAAATTCCACAAGACCCTGAATGTATTTCCTCATTGAACACCTCTGACTTCATACAATTGGCTTGTTTTAGCATTTGCTTCTTCCTCAAGTTGTGCACCTAATAAAACAACATGCTTCTGAAATGTTTGATCTTGTTTGCGTCTAGCAGTCTTCAAGTGCAAGGATGACCTTCAAGTGCAAGGACTCTCACTTGATGAAAGCTCATGCATCCCGTGAGCATCAGGATCCCTCTGCCAAGTGCGTGTCTTTCCCTTGGTTACAGACGGACCCTTCTCTTCTTTCAGATGGTCTTTGCTGAATGCTAGAGAAGGTGGGATCCCCCTTGGGGAAGCAAAGCACCCCCATTTGCCTCTTTTCACATGTCATAAAGCTCTGAGGCTAGAAAGTCCAAcagttttctcattgattttcagATTCACTTTGTCCTTGGATCATGGGTCAAAATATGGGAAAGTCACTTGGAAAGGGATTGCTCTGCAGCTGGAGGGCTTGTGATGATGTATTTCAAAATGAGCTTCCCACGCCAGCTCATGTCTCCCTGTGTTCTGCACTCATGGGGTAGTGGATGGAGCCAAGTTGGCTCCAAGGCCCAGAGAAAGCCATggtccctctgtgcctcagtttccttcgtTGAGGTCAAgtcatgtctattttttttttaaagtagactatatatatgtatttttggaatcttttatttttttaatttaaattcaattaattaacatataatgtattattggtttcagagtaAAGTAGACTATATTTTTTAGACCAGTTTTAGGCTCACAGCTAAACTGATCTGAAAGTTCTGAGATTCCCCATGTACTCCCTGTCCCCACATGCAGCCTCCCCCACCATCAGCGTCCTGCCCCTGAGTGGGACAGTTGTCACAATGGAGGAACCTAACACGACGTGTTATTGTCTCCCGAAATCCACTCTTTACTCTCTGGGTCGCTTTTGGGGTTATAAATTCCTCGACTTTTGGTAAATGTATAATGACAGGTAAccaccattataatatcatagagAGCAGTGTTCTGCCTATTTGTCCCTCTTTCCCCCCAAATGTCTGTCTccagttttaccttttccagaatgtcttatCACTGAAATAATCCatgtttaatttgaaaaatacgcagttgactcttgaacaactcAGTTGGAACTCCATGGTTTCACTTATAAGTGGATTTTTATTCGATAAATATAGTACAATagtgtaaatgtgttttctctgccttgtgattttctttcttttttttttttttaagattttatttatttgacagagagagaggaacacaagcgggggcagtgggagagggagaaacaggctccctgcggagcagggagcccgatgcagggctcgatcccaggaccctgggatcatgacccgagccgaaggcagacgcttaatgactgagccacccacgcgcccctgccttgtgattttcttaacagcattttcttttctctagcttattttaaagaacatagtatataatatatataacatataaaacgTGTGAATCAATGTTTGgtgttatcagtaaggtttctggtcaacagtagactattagtagttaagttttcgAGGAGTCAAAGGTTATATTTCAAACTGTGTGGGGGTTTGGTGCCCCAatcctgcattgttcaagggtcaactgtatataagTTATGCCCTGCCTAGATTGTATGGCCAAGCCTAAAATAATCACAGCAAGATCTTGACTAGTACTTACTGAGGTTCACAGTAAATGTAGGAAACCAGCTTTGTCACTGTAGCTTCTATTTCTAGCTTTTGTAGAAGAAAGGAACTAATCACATGTGTGTAGTATGTAACTCCATTCCAGGTACTTTATCGTGGTTAATGTCAACGCAGTCCTAGGAGGTAAATGCCATTAACATTGGTTCAAAGAGGTCAAGGTACGTGCTGAGTGTCACATCTGGCGTCTGAGCCAGGATTCGGACTCAGCTCTGCCTCACCCTGGCTGAGCATAACAAAGGGACAGCCATGTTTTCTCAGAACCTACTGCTGAAACGTCCAGgctctatttttcctttccattgtAACTGAGATTCAACATCACTCGCAGGGATTACAATTAATTCCTGTCATATTTAACGTATGTTGTGAAGAACAGTGGTTCTTTGATGCTACGCCCCTCTGCAGAAATGCCTGCAATGGATCACCCATCACTTCTGAAGGAGCTCCAGTGTCTCATTATCACTTGGATCCCCTCTGCAAATGTCACCATAGGTTGCAAAGCCTGGGGGAATGGCACATGACCTTGGCCTTCATGACCAAGTttaatttcttagatttttttataGTCAGAAAAATACCATGactggtcattaaaaaaaaattatatttcaagaaaGATAACTCACCACCCTTATTTCTTCACCTGTGGCCTCTTGAGAGATTTCTGGTCTTATTCAAAGCTCAACTGAAACATCTTGTGTCTATATCATCATTGCCCACAAAGCATTGTGCACTCTTTCCTTGCCACTTTTTCTActccttttttctgtcttcatgtTGCCAGATTATACACCTTGTGTCCCTGACCAGACTAAGTTCCTTGAAGTCTgggatcatattttatttatgttttcatccCTGTATCAGGAACACAGAGGTGAACTGAGAAAGGGGCAGATTGGTGGGAGGTGAGTCCCAAATGCATAggctgaaatcctaacccccattgtgatggtattaggaggtggggccttggggaggggatcaggtcatgagggtgagccctcatgaatgggattagtgcccttattcagggaccccagagagctctcacCTCCTCTTTCCACTATGTGGAGATACATCGAGAAGTCTGCAACCACGAAGAGGGCTGTCACCGAAATCCACCATGGTGGCAttctgatcttggatttccagcctctggaactgtgagtgTTTTAtaggccacccagtctgtggtattgtGTTCgagcagcccaaactaagacagaTGTGATCAGGCAAAGTAACTTGGGCCAAAGATATATCACACTGAAGGCTTCCAAAAAGACACTGAGGAGGATGAAGTGGCAGATCTTGGAAAGGATGGGGTCTTCCTACCCAGCCTGTAAGCAACAGGAATAGAGGGGGAAGGAGGCATGGGATAAGCCTCGGGCCAAAGTTACAAGATGGCAGATTTGTCCACGGCATTCTCCCAGCTCTGTTTTTATGgcttctttcctatttcttgaATTATTGCCTTTCTATTCCCTGAAACCTAGGTCTCTTGGAAGCCATTTTGAGCTCCCTGGGGTAAAACGTAGTATAAATAGTTTTTGTCCCCAGGCCCCTTTGCCTGCCTTCCTGTCTTCACAGCCGTGCTTGTGCGGCCAGGAGTCAGAAGGCAAGCCTGCTGGCCCAACCAAGGCACCCGCCCCTTTCCCTCACCAAGCATCGCCTgagtttctctgtcttcctttcttcccctcctgtggGGATGAAACATAGAACGTTGGGTTGTGCTGACTAGCAAAACAACATAGACTCAcgtggctttttgttttgttttgtttttgtgctttgctctacttcatttttcaaaagggGCTAGGATTTCGTTCTGTTGGCATCACTAGCATTTCCTGTCGTTTTCTTACtactccctgcctgcctcccagtgGTATTTGACACAAAAGAAACTGATGAGAACACAACTCAATTGACTCCATCCAACACACATTTTTGTCAGTATggtggcagggggcgggggtcAGTCAGCGTGGGCAAGGCCCTCTCTGGCCTCATTCACCAGCCACCCCACGTACTTTACCCCTCCTGAATCATATGTCCCAGGGATTCtctccaaaaatttaaaaagaaaaaagaatttcatacAATATCCTTTTGTGGACTTCAAGGGCTAGTTTTAAACTCGCATCCTTTGCCCGAGTGCTAGGATGTAGGTTATTTCCCTTATATTTCAGTagggctcttgatctcagtggGGAGTGATTTTGCCTcctggggacatttggcaatgtctgaagacatttggGTTGTCATTACCGGGAGAGAGGTTGTCATAACTAGTCAGAGGctagggatgctgctcaacatcctagaATGCATAGGACACCCCCCACAGCAAGGAGATGTCTGgctcaaaatgtcagtagtgccaaggtgaGGAACCCCTACCACTGTTTTATCTTTCCAAAGTATTTCTGAAGTATTCCTCATCTATTATTCCAAAGGAATATAGTTGCCCAAGACTcacctaaaaaaaatatttctcaataataAAGAAGCATTCAGCCTTTGACAAAGACGACGTTCTGTGCTGGGAGGTTCCGTAATGGACCATTTTGTGCCATTATTTGGTGTGTGTTTTAGAAAAGGATCTACGCTGGGTGTATGGTCACCTATATGAGACCAGTGGAAACTGGCAATATGGATTATGTCAGTAGCTTTCAAATATGccttgaatattaattttaaaatagatgtacatgttaaaatatttctctcCATCTATCTGCCATTGTGGGCCATACCATTTTTCACGTAGAGTTTCCTCTTAGATATCAGTGGATAAAAACTTCCCAAGCACTCAGATTCATTTTTTGTTCTAATTAGGAAATGCCttcgtattttattttattttattttattttatttatttatttatttttaatttatttgacagagagagacacagcgaaagagggaacacaagcagggggagagggagagggagaagcagactcccagctgagcagggagcccgatgcggggcttgatcccaggaccctgggatcatgacccgagccgaaggcagacgcttaacgactgagccacccaggcgccccatgccttCGTATTTTAAATGCAATCAGAATCGTACCAGAAAAAGATGAGCCCTTGCAAATATTTACTTGTGCTTTCTAAGCAGCCTCGCTAGGTGAAATGTACTGCTCAGCGAACTCGGTGACCTGCTTTACAAGTCTGTGGCAGGGAGTAAGGCTTTCATTCTTTGCTAAACAATCTCTGATGAGGGTAGCAAGGCTGATTCTGCAGTTGGCAATACCATTTCAGCATGacactccttttatttttctagtgtttGGTAAGAGGACTTCTGGGCTGAGCACGGAAATAGCCC
Above is a window of Neomonachus schauinslandi chromosome 3, ASM220157v2, whole genome shotgun sequence DNA encoding:
- the LOC123324314 gene encoding small cysteine and glycine repeat-containing protein 9-like: MGCCGCGSCGGCGGGCGGYGGGCGSCTTCRCYRVGCCSACCPCCCGCCGGCCSTPVVCCCHRCCHPCGSCGCGWCGCGDGKGCWQQKSCCQQKSCCKKQCCC